The genomic stretch TATCGATTATCACTGTCATTTATCGCCGAAAGATATTGCTGAAAACAGGAGGTTTAATAACCTGTCTGAAGCTTGGCTGGAAGGGGATCATTATAAATGGCGTGCGATGCGCTCAGCTGGTGTGAAGGAAAAATATTGTACAGGCGATGGTACCGCTGAGGAAAAATTTGCGCAGTGGGCCAATACAGTGCCTAAAACCCTGCGCAATCCATTATTTCACTGGACGCACCTTGAGCTGAAGCGGTATTTTGATATTGATGAATTCTTGAATCCATCATCAGCAGATCAAATCTATCGTAACGCTTCCGAACAACTCTCAGAAGACCCTTCTTTCGGGACTAAATCCCTGATTGAGCGCATGAACGTAAAGGTGGTCTGTACTACGGATGATCCTAAAGACAGCCTAATTTATCATCGACAAAATAACGAAAGCAACCCCGTTTCAAAAGTATACCCAACCTGGCGGCCAGATGGCGTTTTAGGGATTGAAAAGGGCGCTAAATTTGTCAGCTACATTCAGCAATTGGCAGAAGTTGCCGATCAGGAGATTCATTCTTTCGAAGATCTTAAAGAGGTATTACAGCAACGCATGGACCATTTTGCAGCGCACGGTTGTGTGATTTCTGACCACGGTTTCAAGTGCCTTCCAAAGGGAAGCGTTGATGAAGGTAAAGCCAACACCTTGTTAATTAAGGCCCTGAATGGAGGATTCCTTACGCCTGCAGAATGTGATGATTACCAATCCACCTTGCTTGATTTTATGGGAAAAGAATATGCTAAGCGTTCATGGGCAATGCAGTTGCATATAGGGGTGATTCGCAATAATTCAAAACGGCAATTTGAAAATCTTGGTGCGGACACGGGTTTTGATTCGATCAGTGATGCCAAGCAGGCAGATCGCTTATGCTTGTTTTTGAGCCGTCTTGATGAAGAAAACCTCCTGCCGAAAACGATTATCTATAATTTGAATCCGGCAGATAATTATGTGATCGGAACCATGATTGGTAATTTTCAGGATGGCAGCCTTGCCGGAAAAATCCAGATGGGTTCCGGCTGGTGGTTCCTGGATCAGAAAGAAGCCATGGAAATGCAAATGAATGCGCTATCCAATTTGGGCTTGCTTTCTCAGTTTGTAGGAATGT from Persicobacter psychrovividus encodes the following:
- the uxaC gene encoding glucuronate isomerase, with the translated sequence MGFIKEDFLLETKSASRLYHEFAAGMPIIDYHCHLSPKDIAENRRFNNLSEAWLEGDHYKWRAMRSAGVKEKYCTGDGTAEEKFAQWANTVPKTLRNPLFHWTHLELKRYFDIDEFLNPSSADQIYRNASEQLSEDPSFGTKSLIERMNVKVVCTTDDPKDSLIYHRQNNESNPVSKVYPTWRPDGVLGIEKGAKFVSYIQQLAEVADQEIHSFEDLKEVLQQRMDHFAAHGCVISDHGFKCLPKGSVDEGKANTLLIKALNGGFLTPAECDDYQSTLLDFMGKEYAKRSWAMQLHIGVIRNNSKRQFENLGADTGFDSISDAKQADRLCLFLSRLDEENLLPKTIIYNLNPADNYVIGTMIGNFQDGSLAGKIQMGSGWWFLDQKEAMEMQMNALSNLGLLSQFVGMLTDSRSFLSFPRHEYFRRTLCNLLGTEMENGLLPNDINWIGGMVEDICYNNIKNYAFATNTDF